The Rhodopirellula halodulae sequence GCGATAGAAAGCTCCGCTGAGCCTGGACTTCAAAAACATCGTCACGTTGCGCACCGGTTTGCTTCGCAACATCCGAGTGACGACAACACTGTTTGATTTCATCGCTGCGTTGTCTTTGGGAAACTCGGATCGCCCATCACTGGGAAGCTCGAGAAACGACAATACGCGTTCGTACTCTGCTTTGGGATCTTGAGCGAAATCGTCGAATAGCAGCACATGTACTTGCGCCGGCGGGATGACTGCGAGGGCGCGCTCTAACTGCGTTCCTAACGCTGCTACGGAAGCGTACTGCAACAGTCTAGGAGACTTGCATCTCGCTGCGATCGATGCTGGATTGCTCCGACGCGACTCCTGCATTCGCCACGCTTTTTCGAAATCCGGTTCGTTTTCCGCTTCATGGAAACACATCTGCATGTGATAGGCATGCGCGACTTCGTCAGGACGCCGCAACATGAATAGGTACCGCATTGACGGGTTATAGGCCAGTGAATCCGGCACCGCACAGTC is a genomic window containing:
- a CDS encoding sulfotransferase domain-containing protein — encoded protein: MKPNFIIGGVPKSGTTALANYLRTHPQIYFSFVKEPFYWASDMPGLRSSEGIETTQAYESLFQAATDEHAVVGEGSTLYLYSDCAVPDSLAYNPSMRYLFMLRRPDEVAHAYHMQMCFHEAENEPDFEKAWRMQESRRSNPASIAARCKSPRLLQYASVAALGTQLERALAVIPPAQVHVLLFDDFAQDPKAEYERVLSFLELPSDGRSEFPKDNAAMKSNSVVVTRMLRSKPVRNVTMFLKSRLSGAFYRYARAAKHKLMFRPSKREPVSREFSRELVEHFAPEVEKVERLLGRDLNHWKLPKDQA